A window of the Artemia franciscana chromosome 3, ASM3288406v1, whole genome shotgun sequence genome harbors these coding sequences:
- the LOC136025173 gene encoding heat shock protein hsp-16.2-like, with product MSGMRLARSLLLLGRPQSRHLFWGRRTWDPFEDMRMIMREMENQFQNINQNVFKALPSSFKGETAVPVISSKGDDNMYRLVLDLSGFKPEDVKIDLMDRNLRVTGKCEQKTSDGCRMYHETQREYLLPENVNLNELKSAFTDSGYLTIEAPMPEGMKPKEIPINRGAQQIESESKESKRED from the exons ATGTCAG GTATGAGACTTGCAAGATCGCTTTTGCTTCTCGGGAGACCACAATCCCGTCACCTGTTTTGGGGAAGAAGGACATGGGACCCATTTGAAGATATGCGTATGATAATGAGGGAAATGGAAAATCAGTTCCAAAACATCAATCAAAATGTGTTCAAAGCGTTACCATCGTCCTTTAAAGGGGAGACTGCAGTTCCAGTAATTAGTAGTAAGGGAGATGACAATATGTACAGGCTTGTCCTTGATTTAAGTGGGTTTAAGCCCGAGGACGTCAAG attgATCTAATGGACAGGAACCTGAGAGTAACTGGAAAGTGCGAGCAGAAAACATCTGATGGCTGTAGAATGTACCATGAAACTCAAAGAGAATACCTTCTCCCCGAAAATGTAAACCTTAATGAG TTAAAATCGGCCTTCACTGACAGTGGTTACCTGACTATTGAAGCACCCATGCCAGAAGGAATGAAACCTAAAGAAATCCCTATCAATCGCGGGGCGCAGCAAATTGAAAGTGAATCAAAAGAAAGCAAACGAGAGGACTGA